ATGCAGCATTTGATGCGGATCTGATTTGCCGCTATGGCGGTCAGGAGCCCCGCTATTCATTTTCCAGGCGGTAGCAGTGTTTTAACGACGGATTCCGTCCAGATACCGCAATTAGGGAGTATTCGGTCTGCTCGCTTGCTATGTTGGCCAGGACCAGACGGGAAGAAACATGAAAAAGTCGCGAGCCCTTTTTCCAATAGCACTGCTGCTGCTGTCGCCGGCAATTTACGCGGTCAGTGTTCCGGCAATCCATGCCGGCCTTTATCCCAGCGAACGCCACGCCCGCATGGCGGACCTCGATTACCTCGTTGGAATCTGGGAGATGACCAGCCGGGAGACGATTTCCGGCGGCCAGTATGCCGAAGCGAGCGGTATCCGGTCTTGTGTGTGGGTGCTCGATCGCACGGCAATTCGGTGCGATGACATATTTACCCATGTTCGTGCGACCAACGGGTTTCCCGATCTTTACGAACCCAGGGACAGGCTTTTCTATATCACGTTCAATGAGCAGGACGGCAATTACGAGTTTCTTTACATGAGCGCGCTGAGCGCCGAAAAAAACATTTTCCCGGCCGAGTTCGATATCGGCAGCAAGACCTTGTTGCACGAAATTCCCGGTGAGTCCCCCGGGCAAAGCGGGGAGGCCA
The nucleotide sequence above comes from Pseudomonadota bacterium. Encoded proteins:
- a CDS encoding DUF1579 family protein; this translates as MKKSRALFPIALLLLSPAIYAVSVPAIHAGLYPSERHARMADLDYLVGIWEMTSRETISGGQYAEASGIRSCVWVLDRTAIRCDDIFTHVRATNGFPDLYEPRDRLFYITFNEQDGNYEFLYMSALSAEKNIFPAEFDIGSKTLLHEIPGESPGQSGEAMQGTWQKLIDDNQIREEYWMMSGDGGTMESIEITLRRMVGGDRDGLFF